In Halomarina salina, one DNA window encodes the following:
- a CDS encoding DUF4760 domain-containing protein: MSTTTQEPGSSANPPGPTTTGGTEDGTSLARLYLLSGLTIIGVVALLIGVAIFVQMTGIVSFAPTISIGDLFTGLSLIAGAIIARAEYRRAKKAAQIGHTTDLLTELSTNDSLFESLTAVYHMDGAAVAAAFKHDSLDQSQLEHIVRVFNYYNFVANSCSAGYANRDSIFTLRGEAMWQTYTNYYEFITEVRNQRDDQTVWCEFTALAEAYGRKKGKSLPAPSPSNDSLPSPI, encoded by the coding sequence ATGAGTACCACAACGCAGGAACCAGGATCATCAGCGAACCCACCCGGGCCCACTACAACTGGAGGGACGGAGGATGGAACATCGCTCGCTCGATTGTACCTACTCTCTGGACTAACTATCATCGGTGTCGTCGCACTCCTCATTGGAGTCGCCATCTTCGTGCAGATGACGGGCATCGTCTCATTTGCTCCCACCATCAGCATTGGTGACCTCTTCACCGGGCTGTCACTGATTGCAGGCGCCATCATCGCACGAGCGGAATATCGACGTGCAAAGAAGGCAGCTCAAATCGGCCATACAACTGACCTCCTGACAGAACTCTCGACGAACGATAGCCTGTTCGAATCACTGACAGCTGTCTACCACATGGACGGCGCTGCCGTCGCCGCCGCATTCAAACACGATAGTCTCGACCAGTCACAACTGGAACACATCGTTCGCGTCTTCAATTACTACAATTTCGTCGCCAACTCTTGTTCGGCTGGATACGCCAACAGAGACTCGATATTTACCCTCCGTGGTGAGGCCATGTGGCAAACCTACACCAATTACTATGAGTTCATCACCGAGGTGCGTAACCAAAGGGATGATCAGACGGTTTGGTGTGAGTTCACCGCGCTCGCGGAAGCGTACGGCCGAAAAAAAGGAAAGTCCCTTCCTGCCCCATCACCCAGTAATGACTCACTCCCATCTCCGATCTAA
- a CDS encoding type IV pilin, with translation MAARLRAKVRDRYDNMIQKLKARFDADDRAVSPVIGVILMVAITVILAAVIASMTLGLGNSVSNTAPNAQMSAEYDGTELTIEHKGGEKLKSGETEIVVDADTEETFGPDGSAEVGVGDSITITAGTAGANWQGTTVASSTSVAISSDQTISVTVIDTESNQIIYETEIDV, from the coding sequence GTGGCAGCCCGACTCCGAGCAAAAGTTCGCGACAGGTACGACAACATGATTCAGAAACTCAAAGCGCGGTTCGACGCAGACGATAGGGCAGTCAGTCCTGTCATTGGTGTGATTTTGATGGTTGCTATTACTGTGATTCTGGCAGCCGTCATTGCTTCAATGACGCTCGGGCTTGGGAACTCTGTGAGCAACACTGCCCCTAACGCCCAAATGTCTGCAGAATACGACGGAACTGAACTCACGATAGAACACAAAGGCGGAGAGAAGCTGAAATCGGGGGAGACCGAAATCGTCGTTGACGCAGACACTGAAGAGACCTTTGGCCCCGATGGAAGTGCTGAAGTAGGCGTTGGTGACTCCATTACTATCACTGCAGGGACTGCTGGAGCTAACTGGCAGGGAACTACGGTTGCAAGCTCAACTTCCGTTGCCATCAGTAGCGACCAGACGATATCGGTCACAGTAATCGACACAGAGAGCAACCAAATTATCTACGAAACTGAGATTGATGTCTGA
- a CDS encoding type IV pilin, with translation MIQKIIGQYKTEDRAVSPVIGVILMVAITVILAAVIASMTLGLGNSVGSTAPSVQMDANVDAGDGVYDDDDSDGTDDQSATITLEHKGGESLDSDRTEVVVEANGERWVLTGDGSSQLSVGDSSTLMMVSKLDTVPTPSEYSTELSPGGSWLGSASASVDANPIDSPSDVPEIASGDTVLIKVIDTGSDQIVYETEIDA, from the coding sequence ATGATTCAAAAGATAATCGGACAGTACAAGACCGAAGATAGGGCCGTGAGCCCTGTCATTGGTGTGATTTTGATGGTGGCTATTACAGTGATCCTGGCTGCCGTCATAGCATCAATGACGCTCGGCCTTGGGAACTCGGTGGGCAGTACAGCGCCAAGTGTGCAGATGGACGCAAATGTAGATGCTGGTGACGGTGTCTACGACGACGACGACTCTGACGGAACCGATGACCAGAGTGCAACAATTACTTTGGAACACAAGGGTGGAGAAAGTCTAGATTCGGATAGAACGGAGGTCGTCGTTGAAGCAAATGGCGAACGATGGGTGTTGACAGGAGACGGAAGCTCTCAACTCTCTGTTGGTGACAGCTCTACCTTAATGATGGTGTCCAAACTTGACACTGTACCTACGCCTAGTGAGTATTCAACTGAACTCTCACCAGGTGGGAGTTGGCTTGGTTCTGCATCCGCTTCAGTAGATGCTAATCCCATAGATTCGCCATCTGATGTCCCGGAGATCGCCTCAGGAGACACTGTCTTAATCAAGGTCATTGACACCGGAAGTGACCAAATCGTTTATGAGACAGAGATAGACGCGTAA
- a CDS encoding homing endonuclease associated repeat-containing protein, translated as MSGISADELIEALCELAEEVGGTPTRTQMNEQGRYSGQPYYTKFGSWNDALKAAGMGPNHRNTVPEEELIEELRRVAEEVERVPRMADMDEHGRFSASAYHRRFGSWPAARKAAGLQQRTETTRKIGREALLSALVELAEDVGRPPSQEEMNQSGEYCHRPYYREFGTWGTALEAAGLDPNAGRSQATSDENLLRALRELATELGRTPTFDQVNELGEYSIWPYIRAFGSHNEAVEAAGLSINKEHGTVEGTVEYGVNWATQRLKALERDDWVCQDENCEMTDHEHRVQYGQGLDVHHLQKVRTFDSLGTANQLENLVSLCRSCHVQWENRMSR; from the coding sequence ATGTCCGGGATTTCTGCAGACGAGTTGATCGAAGCGTTGTGTGAGTTGGCTGAAGAGGTCGGTGGAACGCCCACGCGCACGCAGATGAACGAACAGGGTCGATATTCGGGTCAGCCGTATTATACGAAGTTTGGGAGTTGGAACGATGCTCTAAAAGCGGCTGGGATGGGTCCCAATCACCGGAATACGGTTCCAGAGGAGGAGTTGATAGAGGAGTTGCGCAGGGTTGCTGAAGAGGTTGAAAGGGTGCCGCGTATGGCCGATATGGACGAGCATGGCAGGTTTTCGGCCTCAGCGTATCATCGACGGTTCGGGTCGTGGCCCGCAGCGCGGAAGGCCGCAGGGTTGCAACAACGGACCGAGACGACGCGGAAGATTGGACGGGAAGCGTTGCTCTCTGCGCTCGTTGAGTTAGCCGAAGATGTGGGTCGACCACCCTCACAGGAGGAGATGAACCAGAGTGGTGAGTACTGCCATAGGCCCTACTATCGGGAGTTCGGAACATGGGGCACTGCACTGGAAGCGGCGGGGCTGGACCCCAATGCAGGGCGGAGTCAGGCCACTTCCGACGAGAACCTCTTGAGAGCGCTGCGTGAACTCGCCACGGAGTTGGGTCGCACTCCCACCTTCGACCAAGTGAACGAACTCGGGGAGTACTCCATCTGGCCATACATCCGTGCTTTCGGGTCGCACAACGAAGCAGTCGAGGCGGCGGGCCTCAGCATTAATAAAGAACACGGCACGGTTGAGGGAACCGTCGAATACGGCGTCAACTGGGCTACTCAGCGTCTCAAAGCACTCGAGCGCGACGACTGGGTGTGCCAGGACGAAAACTGCGAGATGACCGACCACGAGCATCGCGTTCAGTACGGCCAAGGGTTGGATGTCCACCATCTGCAGAAGGTGCGGACGTTCGACTCACTCGGGACGGCGAATCAGTTGGAGAACCTCGTATCGCTCTGTCGGTCCTGCCACGTCCAGTGGGAGAACAGGATGAGTCGGTAG